The following proteins are encoded in a genomic region of Leifsonia psychrotolerans:
- a CDS encoding succinic semialdehyde dehydrogenase encodes MTASPLDLTVIADLDRDILSTSGQTVPVIAPFTGEVLHDLPTSSVGDVQNAYSRARLTQLAWARAGFQKRRAILLRAHDLILQRRELLLDLVQSETGKTRGQAFEEVFQAASVTRYNALAAHGVLRGGRRRAGIPLVVTTRVKYRPKGVAGVITPWNYPLSLAAMDVVPALAAGCGVVQKADNQGALSILALRRAFIDAGVPEHLWALVTGDGAEIGGAVTNDADYICFTGSTATGKRVAAQASSNLTGASLELGGKNPLLVLDDVNPAKVAADAVAACFSSMGQLCVSSERIYVDQKVADEFTRAFVDATRALTIGAAFDYSTDIGSLTSQAQLDRVTAHVENAVAAGATVLAGGRARPDLGPYFFEPTVLTGVTAAMDCFAQETFGPVVSVYIVDSEQEAILAANDTSYGLNASVFSGSARRGLRVAAALEAGSVNVNEGYRGSFASVAAPMGGIKQSGLGRRNGPEGLLRFADAVTISRATGLLQLPRRGPEWGAMVMPMLLMVGALKVIRRR; translated from the coding sequence ATGACCGCCTCCCCGCTGGATCTCACCGTCATCGCCGACCTCGATCGCGACATTCTCTCGACCTCCGGGCAGACCGTGCCCGTCATCGCACCCTTCACCGGGGAGGTGCTGCATGACCTGCCCACAAGCAGCGTGGGCGACGTGCAGAACGCGTACTCGCGCGCCCGTCTGACTCAGCTCGCGTGGGCCCGGGCGGGGTTCCAGAAGCGACGCGCGATCCTGCTCCGTGCCCACGACCTCATTTTGCAACGACGCGAGCTGCTGCTCGACCTCGTTCAGTCCGAGACGGGCAAGACCCGAGGGCAGGCGTTCGAAGAAGTCTTTCAAGCGGCATCCGTCACCCGCTACAACGCCTTGGCCGCGCACGGAGTGCTGCGCGGCGGACGTCGCCGTGCCGGAATCCCCCTCGTGGTCACCACCCGGGTGAAGTACCGTCCCAAGGGCGTTGCCGGCGTCATCACTCCGTGGAACTACCCGCTCAGCCTGGCTGCGATGGATGTCGTGCCCGCCCTCGCAGCCGGCTGCGGAGTGGTGCAGAAGGCCGACAACCAGGGCGCCCTGTCGATCCTCGCCCTGCGCCGCGCCTTCATCGATGCCGGCGTACCCGAACACCTCTGGGCCCTCGTCACCGGCGACGGCGCCGAGATCGGCGGAGCAGTCACGAACGACGCCGACTACATTTGCTTCACCGGCTCCACAGCGACGGGCAAGCGCGTCGCCGCCCAGGCATCCTCAAACCTGACCGGTGCATCGCTGGAGCTCGGCGGCAAGAACCCTCTTCTCGTCCTCGACGACGTGAATCCCGCGAAGGTAGCAGCGGATGCCGTCGCCGCGTGCTTCTCGTCGATGGGACAGCTGTGCGTGTCGAGCGAACGCATCTACGTCGACCAGAAGGTCGCCGACGAGTTCACCCGAGCGTTCGTTGACGCCACGCGTGCGCTCACGATCGGCGCGGCCTTCGACTACTCGACCGACATCGGTTCTCTCACCAGCCAGGCCCAGCTCGACCGGGTCACGGCCCACGTCGAGAATGCCGTCGCGGCAGGCGCGACGGTGCTCGCCGGCGGTCGGGCCCGACCCGACCTCGGTCCGTACTTCTTCGAACCGACAGTCCTCACCGGGGTCACCGCCGCGATGGACTGCTTCGCCCAAGAGACGTTCGGTCCCGTCGTCTCGGTCTACATCGTCGATTCCGAACAGGAGGCGATCCTGGCTGCCAATGACACCAGCTACGGCCTCAACGCCTCGGTCTTCTCGGGGTCCGCGCGGCGCGGGTTGCGCGTGGCCGCGGCGCTGGAAGCCGGCAGTGTCAACGTCAACGAAGGCTACCGCGGCTCATTCGCCTCGGTCGCGGCTCCCATGGGTGGCATCAAACAGTCCGGCCTCGGCCGCCGCAACGGCCCCGAAGGCCTGCTGCGCTTTGCCGACGCCGTGACGATCTCGAGAGCAACCGGGCTGCTCCAGCTTCCGCGTCGCGGACCCGAGTGGGGCGCGATGGTCATGCCGATGCTGCTGATGGTCGGAGCGCTCAAGGTGATCCGTCGCCGCTAA
- a CDS encoding amino acid ABC transporter ATP-binding protein, translating into MSEPLVSVAVAGAGPTDKALLVARTVRKSYGGVDVLKGITLTVNVGEVMCLLGPSGSGKSTFLRCINHLERIDGGRISVDGDLIGYVQRRNRIFEMNPREVARQRRGIGMVFQKFNLFPHMTALENVTAAPIGVKKMAKQQAAQRGMGLLDRVGLADLANSYPAQLSGGQQQRVAIARSLAMDPKLLLFDEPTSALDPELVGDVLDVMRGLARDGMTMIVVTHEIGFARGAADQVVFMDAGVVVESGPPAGVLDNPQNARTQAFLDSVM; encoded by the coding sequence ATGAGCGAACCATTGGTATCCGTCGCGGTGGCGGGAGCCGGCCCCACCGACAAGGCGCTGCTCGTGGCGCGCACAGTGCGCAAAAGCTACGGCGGTGTCGACGTGCTCAAGGGCATTACTCTCACGGTGAATGTCGGCGAGGTGATGTGTCTGCTGGGCCCCTCCGGCTCCGGAAAGTCGACGTTCCTGCGATGCATCAACCATCTGGAACGCATCGACGGCGGTCGGATCTCAGTCGATGGGGACCTGATCGGCTACGTTCAGCGACGGAACCGAATTTTCGAGATGAACCCGCGCGAGGTTGCTCGGCAGCGCCGCGGCATCGGAATGGTCTTTCAGAAGTTCAACCTTTTCCCACATATGACGGCCCTCGAGAACGTGACTGCGGCGCCGATCGGCGTCAAGAAGATGGCGAAGCAGCAGGCCGCTCAACGCGGTATGGGGCTGCTCGATCGGGTGGGATTGGCAGATCTCGCGAACTCGTATCCGGCGCAGTTGTCCGGAGGACAGCAGCAGCGCGTCGCAATTGCGCGGTCGCTGGCGATGGACCCGAAGCTGCTGCTCTTCGATGAGCCGACCAGCGCGCTCGACCCGGAGCTCGTCGGCGATGTGCTCGACGTGATGCGCGGGCTCGCCAGGGACGGTATGACGATGATCGTGGTCACCCACGAGATTGGCTTCGCGCGAGGTGCGGCCGATCAGGTCGTCTTCATGGACGCGGGAGTCGTCGTCGAGTCCGGTCCTCCGGCCGGCGTCCTCGACAATCCGCAGAATGCCAGAACGCAGGCGTTCCTTGACAGCGTGATGTAG